The following coding sequences are from one Rathayibacter sp. VKM Ac-2760 window:
- a CDS encoding NAD(P)-dependent alcohol dehydrogenase, whose amino-acid sequence MLTVNAYAAPSATEPLVPTTIERRDVGAHDVLIEIAYAGICHSDIHTVRGEWGPVQYPLTVGHEIVGVVAEVGSEVSKHKVGDRVGVGCMVNSCRECENCLAGEEQYCLKGNTGTYASVDRDGTVTQGGYSTHVVVVEDFVLRVPESIPYEAAAPLLCAGITTYSPLSHWEAGPGKRVAVVGLGGLGHMAVKFAHAMGAEVTVLSQSLSKKEDGLRLGADHYYATKDEETFSTLANSFDIIINTVSAPLDLDAYLGLLRRNGTMVNVGAPAEALPLHVFTLFAARRSFAGSGIGGIRETQEMLDFCAEKGIASEVEVVSASQINEAYERVLASDVRYRFVIDIATLAK is encoded by the coding sequence ATCGAGATCGCCTACGCGGGCATCTGCCACTCCGACATCCACACCGTCCGCGGCGAGTGGGGACCCGTCCAGTACCCCCTCACCGTCGGCCACGAGATCGTCGGCGTCGTCGCCGAGGTCGGCTCCGAGGTGTCCAAGCACAAGGTCGGGGACCGCGTCGGCGTCGGCTGCATGGTCAACTCCTGCCGCGAGTGCGAGAACTGCCTCGCCGGCGAGGAGCAGTACTGCCTGAAGGGCAACACCGGCACCTACGCCTCCGTCGACCGCGACGGCACCGTCACCCAGGGCGGCTACTCCACCCACGTCGTCGTCGTCGAGGACTTCGTGCTCCGCGTCCCGGAGTCGATCCCCTACGAGGCCGCCGCGCCGCTGCTCTGCGCCGGCATCACCACCTACTCGCCGCTCTCGCACTGGGAGGCGGGCCCCGGCAAGCGCGTCGCCGTCGTCGGCCTCGGCGGACTCGGCCACATGGCCGTCAAGTTCGCGCACGCGATGGGCGCCGAGGTCACCGTGCTCTCGCAGTCGCTGAGCAAGAAGGAGGACGGCCTCCGTCTCGGCGCCGACCACTACTACGCGACGAAGGACGAGGAGACGTTCTCGACGCTCGCGAACAGCTTCGACATCATCATCAACACGGTCAGCGCGCCGCTCGACCTGGACGCCTACCTCGGTCTCCTGCGCCGCAACGGCACGATGGTGAACGTCGGCGCTCCGGCCGAGGCCCTGCCGCTGCACGTCTTCACCCTGTTCGCCGCGCGCCGCTCCTTCGCGGGCTCCGGCATCGGCGGCATCCGCGAGACCCAGGAGATGCTCGACTTCTGCGCCGAGAAGGGCATCGCGAGCGAGGTCGAGGTCGTCTCGGCGTCGCAGATCAACGAGGCGTACGAGCGCGTACTCGCCTCCGACGTGCGGTACCGCTTCGTCATCGACATCGCGACGCTCGCGAAGTAG